A genomic region of Nitrosomonas ureae contains the following coding sequences:
- a CDS encoding CheR family methyltransferase, whose protein sequence is MGLITNIEDNSDSKVREYNFTQADFERIRKLIYKHAGISLSTSKQNMVYSRLARRLRATGFDSFDEYLDYLERGNPEEWEAFTNALTTNLTAFFREQHHFPILERHIEKRKNHDKIQLWCSASSTGEEPYSMAMAMVHAFKSYTPPVHILATDLDTNVLAKAQMGIYSLDKLEKLPKEKLKQFFLKGKGSHDGSARVRPELRNMITFRKLNLLDDNWPIRGPFDAIFCRNVMIYFDKKTQYKILKKFVPLLASDGLLFAGHSESFQHAIDLFKLREKTVYELANRKR, encoded by the coding sequence ATGGGGTTAATAACGAATATCGAAGATAACTCTGATAGTAAAGTGCGCGAATATAATTTTACTCAGGCTGATTTTGAACGTATTAGAAAGTTGATATATAAGCATGCGGGTATTTCACTTTCAACTAGTAAGCAGAACATGGTGTATAGTCGACTTGCCAGACGGTTACGTGCGACAGGTTTTGATAGTTTTGATGAATACTTGGACTATTTAGAGCGCGGCAATCCGGAAGAATGGGAAGCATTTACTAATGCTTTGACAACAAATCTTACTGCCTTTTTTCGTGAACAACATCATTTTCCCATTCTCGAGAGGCATATAGAGAAACGTAAAAATCACGACAAAATTCAACTTTGGTGCAGTGCCTCATCTACTGGTGAAGAACCATATTCAATGGCAATGGCAATGGTGCATGCATTTAAGTCATATACTCCACCTGTACATATTCTGGCCACGGATTTGGATACAAATGTGTTGGCAAAAGCCCAAATGGGCATTTATTCACTGGATAAATTAGAAAAACTACCTAAGGAAAAGCTGAAACAGTTTTTTTTGAAAGGTAAAGGTTCTCATGATGGCTCGGCAAGAGTTCGTCCTGAGTTACGGAATATGATTACCTTCCGCAAATTGAATTTGCTTGATGATAATTGGCCAATTCGAGGTCCATTTGATGCGATATTTTGCCGTAACGTAATGATTTATTTTGATAAGAAAACGCAATACAAAATTTTGAAAAAATTTGTGCCATTGTTAGCCTCTGATGGATTGTTGTTTGCTGGGCACTCTGAAAGTTTTCAACATGCTATTGATTTATTTAAGTTGCGTGAGAAAACAGTTTATGAGTTAGCTAACCGGAAAAGGTAA
- the cheA gene encoding chemotaxis protein CheA, with amino-acid sequence MSTDLEQFYEIFFEESSELLADMEACLLRLDVNSPDLEDLNAIFRAAHSIKGGAGTFGFTDMTEMTHMLETLLDRLRKGELEVRSEMVDAFLKAGDVIKAQLAGHRGEGQADPTVAEAICEELKRLSEDPQETPSIVDTKTAFFETKAKLVSQETDVGAGIDKVSHENIATGLSFIIEFSSMDLTSAALENLFSNLRGLGDLENLTPVNAEGHYKLTLTTSSSEEDIWETLAFVVDPASLKIKATTITSTKVAEIEILNESVRDAEVLAEEDELACKTPSTPGYGFFPGAPAAPRNIEDSEINLDQAQLPNTCSTKNESQVTNKSSGKTNTAASVSETSSIRVSIEKVDQMINLVGELVITQAMLAQTASQYDPVLFEKLYSGMSQLERNTRDLQESVMSIRMMPISFVFSRYPRVVRDLAAKLNKHVELRTVGENTELDKGLIEKIADPLTHLVRNSLDHGVEVAEKRIAAGKPAQGTITLRAFHQGGSIVIEVSDDGAGLNRGKILAKAKERGLPAHDAMTDQEVWLLIFEAGFSTADQVTDVSGRGVGMDVVKRNIQSMGGRIDIESTFGSGTRISIRLPLTLAILDGLSVVVGDQMFIVPLNYITESLQPAATDIKTVSGQGRVVQVRGEYLPVIALHEFFNLRPNVTEIHKGILVILEAEGHKAALFVDDLVGQHQVVIKSLESNYRRVQGASGATIMGDGKVALILDAAALVMASQQELV; translated from the coding sequence ATGAGTACAGATCTTGAACAGTTTTATGAGATATTTTTTGAAGAATCCTCAGAGTTACTTGCGGATATGGAGGCATGTTTACTTAGACTTGACGTGAATTCGCCAGATTTGGAAGATTTAAACGCTATATTTCGTGCTGCTCATTCAATTAAGGGTGGAGCGGGAACATTTGGTTTTACAGATATGACGGAGATGACGCATATGTTGGAGACACTGCTAGACAGATTACGTAAGGGCGAGCTTGAGGTACGTAGCGAGATGGTCGATGCTTTTTTAAAGGCCGGGGACGTTATCAAAGCACAATTGGCTGGACATCGTGGAGAAGGACAAGCTGATCCCACTGTTGCTGAAGCCATTTGTGAAGAACTTAAAAGATTAAGTGAGGATCCGCAGGAGACCCCATCGATAGTAGATACCAAAACAGCTTTTTTTGAAACTAAGGCTAAGTTAGTGTCGCAAGAGACTGATGTTGGGGCCGGTATAGATAAAGTTTCTCATGAAAATATTGCCACAGGGCTTAGTTTTATTATCGAGTTTTCCAGTATGGATTTGACTAGTGCAGCACTTGAGAATTTATTCTCTAATTTAAGGGGGTTGGGGGATCTGGAGAACCTTACGCCGGTAAATGCGGAGGGGCATTATAAATTAACACTGACTACAAGTAGTAGCGAAGAAGATATTTGGGAAACTTTGGCATTCGTGGTCGATCCCGCGAGTCTTAAAATTAAAGCAACGACAATTACTTCAACCAAGGTTGCAGAAATTGAGATCCTAAATGAATCAGTCCGTGATGCAGAAGTTTTAGCAGAGGAAGATGAATTGGCGTGTAAGACGCCTTCTACACCAGGATATGGATTCTTCCCAGGAGCACCCGCTGCACCGCGGAATATAGAAGATTCCGAAATTAACCTGGATCAGGCACAGTTGCCGAATACATGTAGCACCAAAAATGAATCCCAAGTTACAAATAAATCTTCTGGAAAAACTAATACAGCAGCCTCTGTTAGTGAAACGTCATCTATTCGAGTCAGTATAGAGAAAGTTGATCAAATGATTAATTTAGTTGGGGAATTGGTAATTACTCAAGCAATGCTTGCGCAAACAGCTTCTCAGTATGATCCGGTGTTGTTCGAGAAATTGTATAGTGGAATGAGTCAATTGGAACGAAATACACGAGATTTGCAAGAATCCGTGATGTCAATTCGCATGATGCCAATCAGTTTTGTATTCAGCCGATATCCACGAGTTGTGCGTGATTTGGCGGCGAAACTGAATAAGCACGTGGAGTTGAGGACTGTTGGTGAGAATACAGAACTTGATAAGGGGTTAATCGAGAAAATTGCTGACCCTTTAACACACCTAGTTAGAAATAGCTTGGATCACGGTGTAGAAGTAGCTGAAAAACGTATTGCTGCTGGGAAACCGGCGCAAGGCACAATTACCCTTCGAGCCTTCCACCAAGGGGGAAGCATTGTTATCGAGGTCAGTGATGATGGCGCAGGACTAAATAGAGGGAAAATTCTTGCCAAAGCAAAAGAACGTGGTTTACCTGCACATGATGCAATGACTGACCAGGAGGTCTGGTTATTAATATTTGAAGCTGGTTTCTCAACAGCGGATCAAGTTACAGACGTGTCAGGTCGTGGTGTTGGCATGGATGTAGTGAAACGCAATATACAGAGTATGGGAGGGCGTATCGATATTGAATCGACATTTGGATCTGGTACGCGCATATCTATCCGCTTACCACTAACGCTCGCGATACTTGATGGATTATCTGTGGTTGTGGGAGATCAAATGTTTATTGTCCCGTTAAATTATATAACCGAGTCATTGCAACCGGCGGCCACCGATATTAAAACAGTGAGCGGACAAGGGCGTGTAGTGCAAGTAAGAGGTGAATATCTCCCTGTGATCGCATTGCATGAATTCTTCAATTTGCGTCCGAACGTAACGGAGATTCATAAAGGAATTCTTGTCATTCTTGAGGCTGAGGGACATAAAGCAGCTTTATTTGTGGATGATTTGGTTGGACAGCACCAAGTAGTTATTAAGAGTCTGGAGAGTAATTATCGTAGAGTTCAGGGAGCTTCGGGTGCGACTATTATGGGTGATGGCAAAGTTGCGCTTATTCTTGATGCTGCAGCTCTGGTGATGGCATCTCAGCAGGAGCTTGTGTAG
- a CDS encoding response regulator — translation MAKTILAVDDSASIRQMVTFTLKGAGYEVIEAVDGQDAFDKASHHQINLILTDINMPRMDGLKLLELLRKLAQYKNTPILILTTESGDEIKAKGRAAGATGWLVKPFDPKRLLEVIGKVIG, via the coding sequence ATGGCTAAGACAATACTTGCAGTGGATGATTCTGCATCAATCCGGCAGATGGTAACTTTTACACTTAAAGGTGCAGGTTATGAGGTCATTGAAGCAGTTGATGGTCAAGATGCATTCGATAAGGCAAGTCATCATCAGATTAATCTAATACTAACTGACATCAATATGCCACGCATGGACGGATTAAAGTTACTTGAGTTACTGCGGAAATTAGCTCAATACAAAAATACTCCTATTTTGATATTGACCACTGAATCTGGGGATGAAATAAAAGCAAAAGGTAGAGCGGCGGGGGCAACAGGATGGTTAGTGAAACCGTTTGATCCCAAACGATTATTGGAAGTAATCGGTAAAGTTATTGGTTAG